One window from the genome of Natronomonas salsuginis encodes:
- the glyA gene encoding serine hydroxymethyltransferase, whose product MSYEQVRQTDPATADALEGEVKRQENTLAMIASENHVSEAVLEAQGSELTNKYAEGYPGERYYAGCGPADAVESLAIERAKELWGAEHVNVQPHSGTQANTGVYLAMLEPGDKILSLELEHGGHLSHGHPANFTGKTYKVEQYEVDAETGYIDYEGIKAQAEAFEPDIIVSGYSAYPREVDFERIQEAADAVDAYHLADIAHITGLVAAGVHRSPVGVADFVTGSTHKTIRAGRGGIIMCGEEHAGAIDAAVFPGAQGGPLMHNIAGKAVGFNEALSPDFEDYAQQVVDNAEALGSRLQEHGFSLVSGGTDTHLVLIDLRDSHPDTTGTVAEEALEEVGIVLNKNTVPGETRSPFNPSGIRAGTPALTTRGFDEAACERVADIIYRVVDAPDDEDLKAEAAAEVEELCAAYPLYDREGSLVDFE is encoded by the coding sequence ATGAGTTACGAGCAGGTCCGTCAGACCGACCCCGCGACCGCCGATGCCCTCGAAGGCGAAGTCAAGCGCCAGGAGAACACGCTGGCGATGATCGCCTCGGAAAACCACGTCTCCGAGGCCGTCCTCGAGGCGCAGGGCTCCGAGCTGACGAACAAGTACGCCGAAGGCTACCCCGGCGAGCGCTACTACGCCGGCTGCGGTCCGGCCGACGCCGTCGAATCGCTCGCTATCGAGCGCGCGAAGGAGCTGTGGGGTGCCGAACACGTAAACGTCCAGCCCCACTCGGGCACGCAGGCGAATACGGGCGTCTACCTCGCCATGCTCGAGCCGGGCGACAAGATTCTGTCGCTCGAACTCGAACACGGCGGTCATCTCAGCCACGGCCATCCCGCGAACTTCACGGGCAAGACCTACAAGGTCGAACAGTACGAGGTCGACGCCGAGACCGGCTACATCGACTACGAGGGGATCAAAGCGCAGGCCGAGGCGTTCGAGCCGGACATCATCGTCTCGGGGTACTCCGCGTACCCACGCGAGGTCGACTTCGAGCGGATTCAGGAGGCCGCCGACGCCGTCGACGCCTACCACCTCGCCGACATCGCCCACATCACGGGGCTCGTGGCCGCGGGCGTCCACCGATCGCCGGTCGGGGTCGCCGACTTCGTCACCGGGTCGACGCACAAGACCATCCGCGCCGGCCGCGGCGGCATCATCATGTGCGGCGAGGAGCACGCCGGCGCGATCGACGCGGCGGTGTTCCCCGGCGCGCAGGGTGGGCCGCTGATGCACAACATCGCGGGCAAGGCCGTCGGCTTCAACGAGGCGCTGTCGCCCGACTTCGAGGACTACGCACAACAGGTCGTCGACAACGCCGAGGCGCTCGGCTCGCGGCTGCAGGAACACGGCTTCTCGTTGGTTTCGGGCGGCACCGACACCCATCTCGTGTTGATCGACCTCCGGGATTCGCACCCTGACACGACCGGCACCGTCGCCGAGGAGGCGCTGGAGGAGGTCGGCATCGTCCTGAACAAGAACACCGTCCCGGGCGAGACCCGATCGCCGTTCAACCCCTCGGGTATCCGCGCCGGTACGCCCGCGCTCACCACACGCGGCTTCGACGAGGCCGCCTGCGAGCGGGTTGCGGACATCATCTACCGAGTCGTCGACGCGCCCGACGACGAGGATCTAAAAGCCGAGGCCGCAGCCGAGGTTGAGGAACTGTGCGCGGCGTATCCGCTGTACGACCGCGAGGGCTCGCTCGTCGACTTCGAGTAG
- the tbsP gene encoding transcriptional regulator TbsP produces the protein MKSNVMEPTVADVLREALAAADDGSFVVAPDVETVKRLIQIVDNASPSVHLLAEPAALKAVMDEFLLASRAADHVEAGILDIRSYEEGTNVLVVTDEAVVAVVRADEHVAGLTTNDGAFVESANARFAEAWRNAAPYALKTPPLSTVRETLETELGARTAEDFDAMLAALDADGGAAIDEVTVSLLVAARNEALLYDISKWGEDVGIASKATFSRTKTRLEEQGLIETEKVPIDVGRPRLRLKLGDERLRNLDAEEFARVARSMLAT, from the coding sequence ATGAAATCAAATGTCATGGAGCCAACCGTGGCGGACGTGCTCAGGGAGGCGCTCGCCGCGGCCGACGACGGCTCGTTCGTCGTCGCTCCGGACGTGGAGACGGTCAAGCGGCTCATCCAGATCGTCGACAACGCGTCTCCATCCGTCCATCTTCTCGCCGAGCCGGCGGCGCTCAAGGCGGTGATGGACGAGTTTTTGTTGGCGAGTCGCGCCGCCGATCACGTCGAGGCGGGTATCCTCGACATACGAAGCTACGAGGAGGGGACCAACGTGCTCGTGGTGACTGACGAGGCCGTGGTGGCCGTCGTCCGCGCCGACGAACACGTCGCGGGGCTGACGACGAACGACGGGGCGTTTGTCGAGAGCGCGAACGCTCGGTTCGCCGAGGCGTGGCGGAACGCGGCCCCCTACGCCCTCAAGACGCCGCCGCTCTCGACGGTGCGCGAGACGCTCGAGACCGAACTCGGCGCGCGGACCGCCGAGGACTTCGACGCGATGCTTGCCGCGCTCGACGCCGACGGGGGCGCGGCCATCGACGAGGTGACGGTGTCGCTTCTCGTCGCCGCGAGAAACGAGGCCCTCCTGTACGATATCTCGAAGTGGGGTGAAGACGTCGGCATCGCGTCGAAAGCCACCTTCTCGCGGACGAAGACGCGGCTGGAAGAGCAGGGACTGATCGAGACGGAGAAGGTGCCGATCGACGTCGGCCGACCCAGACTTCGGCTGAAACTCGGCGACGAACGCCTCCGGAACCTCGATGCGGAGGAGTTCGCGCGCGTCGCGCGGTCGATGCTCGCCACCTGA